From a region of the Oryza sativa Japonica Group chromosome 6, ASM3414082v1 genome:
- the LOC4340998 gene encoding uncharacterized protein At2g34460, chloroplastic, which translates to MATAFHTIAAARPRLPLAAFACLCPGPRPATRKLSLTSTAVSTIDSAPASSSDAKKTTTVFVAGSTGRTGKRVVEKLLERGFGVVAGTTDVGRARRSLPQDPNLQLVRADVMEGTDKLVDAIRGADAVVCATGFRRSFDPFAPWKVDNFGTVNLVEACRKAGVTRFILVSSILVNGAAMGQLLNPAYTVLNLFGLVLVAKLQAEKHIRSSGINYTIIRPGGLTEQPPTGNIVMEPEDTLYEGSISRQQVAEVAVEALLCREESSYKVVEIVTRAEAHNRPLKDLFASIKQS; encoded by the exons ATGGCCACCGCTTTccacaccatcgccgccgcccgcccccgccTTCCTCTCGCTGCGTTCGCTTGCCTCTGCCCCGGCCCCCGCCCCGCCACCAGAAAGCTTAGCCTCACCTCCACGGCGGTCTCCACCATAGACTCCGCGCCCGCTAGTTCGTCGGACGCCAAGAAGACGACCACCGTCTTCGTGGCCGGCTCGACGGGCCGCACCGGCAAGCGGGTCGTGGAGAAGCTTCTGGAGAGGGGCTTCGGCGTGGTCGCCGGCACGACAGACGTGGGCCGCGCCCGCAGAAGCCTGCCCCAGGACCCAAACCTCCAGCTC GTGAGGGCTGACGTCATGGAGGGCACAGACAAGTTGGTCGATGCGATCCGtggcgccgacgccgtcgtctGTGCGACGGGGTTCCGGCGGTCGTTCGATCCCTTTGCTCCATGGAAG GTGGACAACTTTGGCACAGTAAACCTTGTTGAAGCATGCCGCAAGGCTGGGGTTACAAGATTCATACTCGTAAGTTCCATTTTGGTCAATGGGGCTGCGATGGGTCAACTGTTGAATCCAGCATATACTGTGCTCAACTTGTTTGGTTTAGTGCTGGTCGCAAAGCTGCAGGCGGAGAAACATATCAGGTCATCAGGAATAAATTACACCATTATAAGGCCTGGAGGCCTGACTGAACAACCACCAACAGGGAATATAGTCATGGAGCCAGAG GATACACTTTACGAGGGCTCCATATCGAGACAGCAAGTCGCAGAAGTAGCTGTGGAGGCATTGTTATGCCGAGAGGAATCTTCCTACAAAGTTGTCGAGATTGTCACCCGAGCTGAAGCTCACAATCGTCCTCTCAAGGATCTGTTTGCTTCTATTAAGCAAAGCTGA